One window of the Ictidomys tridecemlineatus isolate mIctTri1 chromosome 11, mIctTri1.hap1, whole genome shotgun sequence genome contains the following:
- the LOC144367693 gene encoding LOW QUALITY PROTEIN: arylacetamide deacetylase-like 4 (The sequence of the model RefSeq protein was modified relative to this genomic sequence to represent the inferred CDS: inserted 1 base in 1 codon), which yields MVPLLETLLAASSILGLGVSLWILREPLLAFDIPPAIRHPGRFWILHCLVELTFTWGYILEKLGICSMPRLVRFLQDRVTIKNNREVVVTDLRFGTIPVRLFRPKATSSSLRRGILFYHGGGSMFGSLDSYHNLCSFLARETDSVLLSVGYRKAPEHHSPVAVTDCLNASIYFLKTLEAYGVDPSRVVACGESFGGGIVAAITQTLVGRTDLPQIRXQVLIYPFTQAINLQLPSYQQNPNVPFLSLQLMLTCMCSYLAIDVSWKDAMLKGACIPGDFWDKHRKWLSSDNLPKRFRSKDQQPETLAPFNEAAYLETKHILDVDNVPLIAEDKIIAQLPEAFLVSCEVDIVRDDSLLYKKRLEDQGVRVTWYHVEDGFHGCLLLFDKMFLCFPCSLNIMNAVVSYVKGL from the exons ATGGTTCCCTTGCTGGAGACCCTCCTGGCGGCTTCGAGCATCCTGGGCCTGGGGGTCAGCCTGTGGATCCTGCGGGAGCCTCTGTTGGCCTTCGACATTCCGCCTGCCATCCGCCATCCAGGGAGGTTTTGGATCCTGCACTGCCTCGTGGAGCTGACATTCACCTGG GGCTACATACTTGAGAAGCTGGGGATTTGCTCCATGCCCAGGCTTGTCCGCTTCCTGCAGGACAGAGTGACCATAAAGAACAACCGTGAAGTGGTGGTAACGGACCTGCGTTTTGGGACAATCCCCGTGAGGCTGTTCCGGCCCAAGGCCACGTCCTCCAGCCTCCGGCGCGGCATCCTCTTCTACCACGGAGGGGGCTCCATGTTCGGCAGCCTGG ACAGTTACCACAACTTGTGCAGTTTCCTGGCCCGGGAGACGGACTCCGTGCTGCTGTCTGTCGG GTACCGCAAGGCCCCAGAGCACCATTCCCCTGTGGCCGTCACAGACTGCCTCAACGCCTCCATCTACTTCCTGAAGACCCTGGAAGCCTACGGGGTGGACCCCTCCAGGGTGGTGGCCTGTGGAGAGAGCTTTGGAGGAGGGATTGTGGCCGCAATCACCCAGACCTTGGTGGGCAGAACAGATCTTCCCCAGATCC CTCAGGTCCTGATTTATCCCTTTACACAGGCCATCAATTTACAGTTACCCTCCTATCAGCAGAACCCAAATGTCCCATTCCTTTCTCTACAACTCATGCTGACATGTATGTGTTCATACCTGGCCATTGATGTCTCCTGGAAAGACGCCATGTTGAAAGGGGCTTGTATACCCGGTGATTTCTGGGACAAGCACAGGAAGTGGCTCAGCTCTGACAACCTCCCCAAGAGGTTCAGGAGCAAAGACCAGCAACCTGAGACCCTTGCACCTTTTAATGAGGCCGCCTATCTGGAAACCAAACACATTTTGGATGTAGACAATGTACCCCTCATAGCAGAAGACAAGATCATCGCTCAGCTTCCTGAGGCCTTCCTGGTGAGCTGTGAGGTGGACATAGTCCGGGATGACTCCCTTCTGTATAAGAAGCGGTTGgaagaccagggtgtccgtgtgaCCTGGTACCACGTGGAGGATGGCTTTCATGGATGCTTACTTTTATTTGATAAGATGTTTTTATGTTTCCCATGCTCCCTGAATATTATGAATGCTGTAGTCAGTTATGTAAAGGGCTTATGA